Proteins found in one Canis aureus isolate CA01 chromosome 19, VMU_Caureus_v.1.0, whole genome shotgun sequence genomic segment:
- the PRKCD gene encoding protein kinase C delta type isoform X3, translating to MAPFLRIAFTSYELGSLQAADEASQPFCAVKMKEALSTERGKTLVQKKPTMYPEWKSTFDAHIYEGRVIQIVLMRAAEEPMSEVTVGVSVLAERCKKNNGKAEFWLDLQPQAKVLMSVQYFLEDIDCRQSMHGEDEAKLPTMNRRGAIKQAKIHYIKNHEFIATFFGQPTFCSVCKDFVWGLNKQGYKCRQCNAAIHKKCIDKIIGRCTGTAANSRDTIFQKERFNIDMPHRFKVYNYMSPTFCDHCGSLLWGLVKQGLKCEDCGMNVHHKCQKKVANLCGINQKLLAEALNQVTQRSSRKSETESVGIYQNFERKPGVSGDIAPGEDNGTYGKIWEGSTRCNIDNFIFHKVLGKGSFGKVLLVELKGKKEFFAIKALKKDVVLIDDDVECTMVEKRVLALAWENPFLTHLFCTFQTKDHLFFVMEFLNGGDLMYHIQDKGRFELYRATFYAAEIVCGLQFLHNKGIIYRDLKLDNVMLDQDGHIKIADFGMCKENIFGEKQASTFCGTPDYIAPEILQGLKYSFSVDWWSFGVLLYEMLIGQSPFHGDDEDELFESIRVDTPHYPRWITKESKDILEKLLERDTTKRLGVTGNIKIHPFFKTINWTLLEKRAVEPPFKPKVKSPGDYSNFDQEFLNEKARLSYTDKNLIDSMDQTAFAGFSFVNPKFERFLEK from the exons AGCGCGGGAAGACGCTGGTGCAGAAGAAGCCCACCATGTACCCTGAGTGGAAGTCCACATTCGACGCCCACATCTACGAGGGCCGAGTCATCCAGATCGTGCTGATGCGGGCAGCTGAAGAGCCGATGTCCGAGGTGACGGTGGGCGTGTCGGTGCTGGCCGAGCGCTGCAAGAAGAACAACGGGAAGGCCGAGTTCTGG CTGGACCTGCAACCCCAGGCCAAGGTGTTGATGTCTGTGCAGTATTTTCTGGAAGACATAG ATTGCAGACAGTCTATGCATGGTGAAGACGAGGCCAAGTTACCAACAATGAACCGCCGTGGAGCCATCAAACAGGCCAAAATCCACTACATCAAGAACCACGAGTTTATTGCCACCTTCTTCGGACAGCCTACTTTCTGTTCTGTGTGCAAAGACTTTGTTTG GGGTCTCAACAAGCAAGGCTACAAATGCAGGC AATGCAACGCTGCCATCCACAAGAAATGCATCGACAAGATCATCGGCCGGTGCACGGGCACCGCAGCCAACAGCCGGGACACCATA TTCCAGAAAGAACGTTTCAACATCGACATGCCGCACCGATTCAAGGTTTACAACTACATGAGCCCCACCTTCTGTGACCACTGTGGCAGTCTGCTCTGGGGGCTGGTGAAGCAGGGATTAAAATGTGAAG ACTGTGGCATGAATGTACACCATAAGTGCCAGAAGAAAGTGGCCAACCTCTGTGGCATTAACCAGAAGCTCTTGGCTGAGGCATTGAACCAAGTGACCCAG AGATCCTCCCGGAAGTCAGAAACAGAGTCTGTTGGAATCTACCAGAATTTTGAGAGAAAGCCAGGAGTCTCTGGAGACATTGCCCCAGGTGAAG ACAACGGGACGTACGGCAAGATCTGGGAGGGCAGCACCAGGTGCAACATTGACAACTTCATCTTCCACAAGGTCCTGGGCAAAGGCAGCTTTGGGAAG GTGCTGCTTGTAGAGCTGAAGGGCAAGAAGGAGTTCTTTGCTATCAAGGCTCTTAAGAAGGACGTGGTTCTGATCGACGATGACGTGGAGTGCACCATGGTGGAGAAGCGGGTGCTGGCGCTCGCCTGGGAGAATCCCTTTCTCACCCACCTGTTCTGCACATTTCAGACCAAG GACCACCTGTTCTTCGTGATGGAGTTCCTCAATGGTGGGGACCTCATGTACCACATCCAGGACAAAGGCCGCTTCGAGCTCTATCGGGCCAC GTTTTATGCAGCTGAGATAGTCTGTGGATTGCagtttctgcacaacaaagggaTCATTTACAG GGACCTCAAGCTGGACAATGTGATGCTGGACCAGGATGGCCACATCAAGATTGCTGACTTTGGGATGTGCAAGGAGAACATATTTGGGGAGAAACAGGCTAGCACCTTCTGTGGCACCCCTGACTATATTGCCCCCGAG ATCCTGCAGGGCCTAAAGTACTCCTTCTCTGTGGACTGGTGGTCCTTTGGAGTCCTTCTCTACGAGATGCTCATTGGTCAGTCCCCCTTCCACGGTGACGATGAGGACGAACTCTTCGAGTCCATCCGTGTGGACACGCCACATTATCCCCGCTGGATCACCAAGGAGTCCAAGGACATCCTGGAGAAG CTGCTTGAAAGAGATACAACCAAGAGGCTGGGAGTGACGGGCAACATCAAAATCCACCCGTTCTTCAAGACCATTAACTGGACCCTGCTGGAGAAACGGGCTGTGGAGCCGCCCTTCAAGCCCAAAGTG AAGTCCCCTGGAGACTACAGTAACTTTGACCAGGAGTTCCTGAACGAGAAGGCACGCCTCTCCTACACCGATAAGAACCTCATCGACTCCATGGACCAAACAGCATTCGCTGGCTTCTCCTTTGTGAACCCCAAATTTGAGAGATTCCTGGAAAAGTGA
- the PRKCD gene encoding protein kinase C delta type isoform X2 has protein sequence MAPFLRIAFTSYELGSLQAADEASQPFCAVKMKEALSTERGKTLVQKKPTMYPEWKSTFDAHIYEGRVIQIVLMRAAEEPMSEVTVGVSVLAERCKKNNGKAEFWLDLQPQAKVLMSVQYFLEDIDCRQSMHGEDEAKLPTMNRRGAIKQAKIHYIKNHEFIATFFGQPTFCSVCKDFVWGLNKQGYKCRQCNAAIHKKCIDKIIGRCTGTAANSRDTIFQKERFNIDMPHRFKVYNYMSPTFCDHCGSLLWGLVKQGLKCEDCGMNVHHKCQKKVANLCGINQKLLAEALNQVTQRSSRKSETESVGIYQNFERKPGVSGDIAPDNGTYGKIWEGSTRCNIDNFIFHKVLGKGSFGKVLLVELKGKKEFFAIKALKKDVVLIDDDVECTMVEKRVLALAWENPFLTHLFCTFQTKDHLFFVMEFLNGGDLMYHIQDKGRFELYRATFYAAEIVCGLQFLHNKGIIYRDLKLDNVMLDQDGHIKIADFGMCKENIFGEKQASTFCGTPDYIAPEILQGLKYSFSVDWWSFGVLLYEMLIGQSPFHGDDEDELFESIRVDTPHYPRWITKESKDILEKLLERDTTKRLGVTGNIKIHPFFKTINWTLLEKRAVEPPFKPKVAFLLSILPANLLPGLPSTFCHCLCLCVLTHPRSEHREREREREAETQTEGEAGSMPGAQRRTRSQDSRIAPWAKEVPWRLQ, from the exons AGCGCGGGAAGACGCTGGTGCAGAAGAAGCCCACCATGTACCCTGAGTGGAAGTCCACATTCGACGCCCACATCTACGAGGGCCGAGTCATCCAGATCGTGCTGATGCGGGCAGCTGAAGAGCCGATGTCCGAGGTGACGGTGGGCGTGTCGGTGCTGGCCGAGCGCTGCAAGAAGAACAACGGGAAGGCCGAGTTCTGG CTGGACCTGCAACCCCAGGCCAAGGTGTTGATGTCTGTGCAGTATTTTCTGGAAGACATAG ATTGCAGACAGTCTATGCATGGTGAAGACGAGGCCAAGTTACCAACAATGAACCGCCGTGGAGCCATCAAACAGGCCAAAATCCACTACATCAAGAACCACGAGTTTATTGCCACCTTCTTCGGACAGCCTACTTTCTGTTCTGTGTGCAAAGACTTTGTTTG GGGTCTCAACAAGCAAGGCTACAAATGCAGGC AATGCAACGCTGCCATCCACAAGAAATGCATCGACAAGATCATCGGCCGGTGCACGGGCACCGCAGCCAACAGCCGGGACACCATA TTCCAGAAAGAACGTTTCAACATCGACATGCCGCACCGATTCAAGGTTTACAACTACATGAGCCCCACCTTCTGTGACCACTGTGGCAGTCTGCTCTGGGGGCTGGTGAAGCAGGGATTAAAATGTGAAG ACTGTGGCATGAATGTACACCATAAGTGCCAGAAGAAAGTGGCCAACCTCTGTGGCATTAACCAGAAGCTCTTGGCTGAGGCATTGAACCAAGTGACCCAG AGATCCTCCCGGAAGTCAGAAACAGAGTCTGTTGGAATCTACCAGAATTTTGAGAGAAAGCCAGGAGTCTCTGGAGACATTGCCCCAG ACAACGGGACGTACGGCAAGATCTGGGAGGGCAGCACCAGGTGCAACATTGACAACTTCATCTTCCACAAGGTCCTGGGCAAAGGCAGCTTTGGGAAG GTGCTGCTTGTAGAGCTGAAGGGCAAGAAGGAGTTCTTTGCTATCAAGGCTCTTAAGAAGGACGTGGTTCTGATCGACGATGACGTGGAGTGCACCATGGTGGAGAAGCGGGTGCTGGCGCTCGCCTGGGAGAATCCCTTTCTCACCCACCTGTTCTGCACATTTCAGACCAAG GACCACCTGTTCTTCGTGATGGAGTTCCTCAATGGTGGGGACCTCATGTACCACATCCAGGACAAAGGCCGCTTCGAGCTCTATCGGGCCAC GTTTTATGCAGCTGAGATAGTCTGTGGATTGCagtttctgcacaacaaagggaTCATTTACAG GGACCTCAAGCTGGACAATGTGATGCTGGACCAGGATGGCCACATCAAGATTGCTGACTTTGGGATGTGCAAGGAGAACATATTTGGGGAGAAACAGGCTAGCACCTTCTGTGGCACCCCTGACTATATTGCCCCCGAG ATCCTGCAGGGCCTAAAGTACTCCTTCTCTGTGGACTGGTGGTCCTTTGGAGTCCTTCTCTACGAGATGCTCATTGGTCAGTCCCCCTTCCACGGTGACGATGAGGACGAACTCTTCGAGTCCATCCGTGTGGACACGCCACATTATCCCCGCTGGATCACCAAGGAGTCCAAGGACATCCTGGAGAAG CTGCTTGAAAGAGATACAACCAAGAGGCTGGGAGTGACGGGCAACATCAAAATCCACCCGTTCTTCAAGACCATTAACTGGACCCTGCTGGAGAAACGGGCTGTGGAGCCGCCCTTCAAGCCCAAAGTG GCTTTCCTCCTCTCCATTCTTCCAGCAAACCTGCTTCCCGGCCTCCCCAGCACATTCTGTCACTGCCTCTGCCTTTGTGTTCTCACCCACCCCCGCAGTGA acatagagagagagagagagagagagaggcagagacacagacagagggagaagcaggctccatgccaggagcccaacgtaggactcgatcccaggactccaggatcgcaccctgggccaaag AAGTCCCCTGGAGACTACAGTAA
- the PRKCD gene encoding protein kinase C delta type isoform X4 produces MAPFLRIAFTSYELGSLQAADEASQPFCAVKMKEALSTERGKTLVQKKPTMYPEWKSTFDAHIYEGRVIQIVLMRAAEEPMSEVTVGVSVLAERCKKNNGKAEFWLDLQPQAKVLMSVQYFLEDIDCRQSMHGEDEAKLPTMNRRGAIKQAKIHYIKNHEFIATFFGQPTFCSVCKDFVWGLNKQGYKCRQCNAAIHKKCIDKIIGRCTGTAANSRDTIFQKERFNIDMPHRFKVYNYMSPTFCDHCGSLLWGLVKQGLKCEDCGMNVHHKCQKKVANLCGINQKLLAEALNQVTQRSSRKSETESVGIYQNFERKPGVSGDIAPDNGTYGKIWEGSTRCNIDNFIFHKVLGKGSFGKVLLVELKGKKEFFAIKALKKDVVLIDDDVECTMVEKRVLALAWENPFLTHLFCTFQTKDHLFFVMEFLNGGDLMYHIQDKGRFELYRATFYAAEIVCGLQFLHNKGIIYRDLKLDNVMLDQDGHIKIADFGMCKENIFGEKQASTFCGTPDYIAPEILQGLKYSFSVDWWSFGVLLYEMLIGQSPFHGDDEDELFESIRVDTPHYPRWITKESKDILEKLLERDTTKRLGVTGNIKIHPFFKTINWTLLEKRAVEPPFKPKVKSPGDYSNFDQEFLNEKARLSYTDKNLIDSMDQTAFAGFSFVNPKFERFLEK; encoded by the exons AGCGCGGGAAGACGCTGGTGCAGAAGAAGCCCACCATGTACCCTGAGTGGAAGTCCACATTCGACGCCCACATCTACGAGGGCCGAGTCATCCAGATCGTGCTGATGCGGGCAGCTGAAGAGCCGATGTCCGAGGTGACGGTGGGCGTGTCGGTGCTGGCCGAGCGCTGCAAGAAGAACAACGGGAAGGCCGAGTTCTGG CTGGACCTGCAACCCCAGGCCAAGGTGTTGATGTCTGTGCAGTATTTTCTGGAAGACATAG ATTGCAGACAGTCTATGCATGGTGAAGACGAGGCCAAGTTACCAACAATGAACCGCCGTGGAGCCATCAAACAGGCCAAAATCCACTACATCAAGAACCACGAGTTTATTGCCACCTTCTTCGGACAGCCTACTTTCTGTTCTGTGTGCAAAGACTTTGTTTG GGGTCTCAACAAGCAAGGCTACAAATGCAGGC AATGCAACGCTGCCATCCACAAGAAATGCATCGACAAGATCATCGGCCGGTGCACGGGCACCGCAGCCAACAGCCGGGACACCATA TTCCAGAAAGAACGTTTCAACATCGACATGCCGCACCGATTCAAGGTTTACAACTACATGAGCCCCACCTTCTGTGACCACTGTGGCAGTCTGCTCTGGGGGCTGGTGAAGCAGGGATTAAAATGTGAAG ACTGTGGCATGAATGTACACCATAAGTGCCAGAAGAAAGTGGCCAACCTCTGTGGCATTAACCAGAAGCTCTTGGCTGAGGCATTGAACCAAGTGACCCAG AGATCCTCCCGGAAGTCAGAAACAGAGTCTGTTGGAATCTACCAGAATTTTGAGAGAAAGCCAGGAGTCTCTGGAGACATTGCCCCAG ACAACGGGACGTACGGCAAGATCTGGGAGGGCAGCACCAGGTGCAACATTGACAACTTCATCTTCCACAAGGTCCTGGGCAAAGGCAGCTTTGGGAAG GTGCTGCTTGTAGAGCTGAAGGGCAAGAAGGAGTTCTTTGCTATCAAGGCTCTTAAGAAGGACGTGGTTCTGATCGACGATGACGTGGAGTGCACCATGGTGGAGAAGCGGGTGCTGGCGCTCGCCTGGGAGAATCCCTTTCTCACCCACCTGTTCTGCACATTTCAGACCAAG GACCACCTGTTCTTCGTGATGGAGTTCCTCAATGGTGGGGACCTCATGTACCACATCCAGGACAAAGGCCGCTTCGAGCTCTATCGGGCCAC GTTTTATGCAGCTGAGATAGTCTGTGGATTGCagtttctgcacaacaaagggaTCATTTACAG GGACCTCAAGCTGGACAATGTGATGCTGGACCAGGATGGCCACATCAAGATTGCTGACTTTGGGATGTGCAAGGAGAACATATTTGGGGAGAAACAGGCTAGCACCTTCTGTGGCACCCCTGACTATATTGCCCCCGAG ATCCTGCAGGGCCTAAAGTACTCCTTCTCTGTGGACTGGTGGTCCTTTGGAGTCCTTCTCTACGAGATGCTCATTGGTCAGTCCCCCTTCCACGGTGACGATGAGGACGAACTCTTCGAGTCCATCCGTGTGGACACGCCACATTATCCCCGCTGGATCACCAAGGAGTCCAAGGACATCCTGGAGAAG CTGCTTGAAAGAGATACAACCAAGAGGCTGGGAGTGACGGGCAACATCAAAATCCACCCGTTCTTCAAGACCATTAACTGGACCCTGCTGGAGAAACGGGCTGTGGAGCCGCCCTTCAAGCCCAAAGTG AAGTCCCCTGGAGACTACAGTAACTTTGACCAGGAGTTCCTGAACGAGAAGGCACGCCTCTCCTACACCGATAAGAACCTCATCGACTCCATGGACCAAACAGCATTCGCTGGCTTCTCCTTTGTGAACCCCAAATTTGAGAGATTCCTGGAAAAGTGA
- the PRKCD gene encoding protein kinase C delta type isoform X1, translating to MAPFLRIAFTSYELGSLQAADEASQPFCAVKMKEALSTERGKTLVQKKPTMYPEWKSTFDAHIYEGRVIQIVLMRAAEEPMSEVTVGVSVLAERCKKNNGKAEFWLDLQPQAKVLMSVQYFLEDIDCRQSMHGEDEAKLPTMNRRGAIKQAKIHYIKNHEFIATFFGQPTFCSVCKDFVWGLNKQGYKCRQCNAAIHKKCIDKIIGRCTGTAANSRDTIFQKERFNIDMPHRFKVYNYMSPTFCDHCGSLLWGLVKQGLKCEDCGMNVHHKCQKKVANLCGINQKLLAEALNQVTQRSSRKSETESVGIYQNFERKPGVSGDIAPGEDNGTYGKIWEGSTRCNIDNFIFHKVLGKGSFGKVLLVELKGKKEFFAIKALKKDVVLIDDDVECTMVEKRVLALAWENPFLTHLFCTFQTKDHLFFVMEFLNGGDLMYHIQDKGRFELYRATFYAAEIVCGLQFLHNKGIIYRDLKLDNVMLDQDGHIKIADFGMCKENIFGEKQASTFCGTPDYIAPEILQGLKYSFSVDWWSFGVLLYEMLIGQSPFHGDDEDELFESIRVDTPHYPRWITKESKDILEKLLERDTTKRLGVTGNIKIHPFFKTINWTLLEKRAVEPPFKPKVAFLLSILPANLLPGLPSTFCHCLCLCVLTHPRSEHREREREREAETQTEGEAGSMPGAQRRTRSQDSRIAPWAKEVPWRLQ from the exons AGCGCGGGAAGACGCTGGTGCAGAAGAAGCCCACCATGTACCCTGAGTGGAAGTCCACATTCGACGCCCACATCTACGAGGGCCGAGTCATCCAGATCGTGCTGATGCGGGCAGCTGAAGAGCCGATGTCCGAGGTGACGGTGGGCGTGTCGGTGCTGGCCGAGCGCTGCAAGAAGAACAACGGGAAGGCCGAGTTCTGG CTGGACCTGCAACCCCAGGCCAAGGTGTTGATGTCTGTGCAGTATTTTCTGGAAGACATAG ATTGCAGACAGTCTATGCATGGTGAAGACGAGGCCAAGTTACCAACAATGAACCGCCGTGGAGCCATCAAACAGGCCAAAATCCACTACATCAAGAACCACGAGTTTATTGCCACCTTCTTCGGACAGCCTACTTTCTGTTCTGTGTGCAAAGACTTTGTTTG GGGTCTCAACAAGCAAGGCTACAAATGCAGGC AATGCAACGCTGCCATCCACAAGAAATGCATCGACAAGATCATCGGCCGGTGCACGGGCACCGCAGCCAACAGCCGGGACACCATA TTCCAGAAAGAACGTTTCAACATCGACATGCCGCACCGATTCAAGGTTTACAACTACATGAGCCCCACCTTCTGTGACCACTGTGGCAGTCTGCTCTGGGGGCTGGTGAAGCAGGGATTAAAATGTGAAG ACTGTGGCATGAATGTACACCATAAGTGCCAGAAGAAAGTGGCCAACCTCTGTGGCATTAACCAGAAGCTCTTGGCTGAGGCATTGAACCAAGTGACCCAG AGATCCTCCCGGAAGTCAGAAACAGAGTCTGTTGGAATCTACCAGAATTTTGAGAGAAAGCCAGGAGTCTCTGGAGACATTGCCCCAGGTGAAG ACAACGGGACGTACGGCAAGATCTGGGAGGGCAGCACCAGGTGCAACATTGACAACTTCATCTTCCACAAGGTCCTGGGCAAAGGCAGCTTTGGGAAG GTGCTGCTTGTAGAGCTGAAGGGCAAGAAGGAGTTCTTTGCTATCAAGGCTCTTAAGAAGGACGTGGTTCTGATCGACGATGACGTGGAGTGCACCATGGTGGAGAAGCGGGTGCTGGCGCTCGCCTGGGAGAATCCCTTTCTCACCCACCTGTTCTGCACATTTCAGACCAAG GACCACCTGTTCTTCGTGATGGAGTTCCTCAATGGTGGGGACCTCATGTACCACATCCAGGACAAAGGCCGCTTCGAGCTCTATCGGGCCAC GTTTTATGCAGCTGAGATAGTCTGTGGATTGCagtttctgcacaacaaagggaTCATTTACAG GGACCTCAAGCTGGACAATGTGATGCTGGACCAGGATGGCCACATCAAGATTGCTGACTTTGGGATGTGCAAGGAGAACATATTTGGGGAGAAACAGGCTAGCACCTTCTGTGGCACCCCTGACTATATTGCCCCCGAG ATCCTGCAGGGCCTAAAGTACTCCTTCTCTGTGGACTGGTGGTCCTTTGGAGTCCTTCTCTACGAGATGCTCATTGGTCAGTCCCCCTTCCACGGTGACGATGAGGACGAACTCTTCGAGTCCATCCGTGTGGACACGCCACATTATCCCCGCTGGATCACCAAGGAGTCCAAGGACATCCTGGAGAAG CTGCTTGAAAGAGATACAACCAAGAGGCTGGGAGTGACGGGCAACATCAAAATCCACCCGTTCTTCAAGACCATTAACTGGACCCTGCTGGAGAAACGGGCTGTGGAGCCGCCCTTCAAGCCCAAAGTG GCTTTCCTCCTCTCCATTCTTCCAGCAAACCTGCTTCCCGGCCTCCCCAGCACATTCTGTCACTGCCTCTGCCTTTGTGTTCTCACCCACCCCCGCAGTGA acatagagagagagagagagagagagaggcagagacacagacagagggagaagcaggctccatgccaggagcccaacgtaggactcgatcccaggactccaggatcgcaccctgggccaaag AAGTCCCCTGGAGACTACAGTAA
- the PRKCD gene encoding protein kinase C delta type isoform X5, whose protein sequence is MAPFLRIAFTSYELGSLQAADEASQPFCAVKMKEALSTERGKTLVQKKPTMYPEWKSTFDAHIYEGRVIQIVLMRAAEEPMSEVTVGVSVLAERCKKNNGKAEFWLDLQPQAKVLMSVQYFLEDIDCRQSMHGEDEAKLPTMNRRGAIKQAKIHYIKNHEFIATFFGQPTFCSVCKDFVWGLNKQGYKCRQCNAAIHKKCIDKIIGRCTGTAANSRDTIFQKERFNIDMPHRFKVYNYMSPTFCDHCGSLLWGLVKQGLKCEDCGMNVHHKCQKKVANLCGINQKLLAEALNQVTQRSSRKSETESVGIYQNFERKPGVSGDIAPGEDNGTYGKIWEGSTRCNIDNFIFHKVLGKGSFGKVLLVELKGKKEFFAIKALKKDVVLIDDDVECTMVEKRVLALAWENPFLTHLFCTFQTKDHLFFVMEFLNGGDLMYHIQDKGRFELYRATFYAAEIVCGLQFLHNKGIIYRDLKLDNVMLDQDGHIKIADFGMCKENIFGEKQASTFCGTPDYIAPEILQGLKYSFSVDWWSFGVLLYEMLIGQSPFHGDDEDELFESIRVDTPHYPRWITKESKDILEKLLERDTTKRLGVTGNIKIHPFFKTINWTLLEKRAVEPPFKPKVAFLLSILPANLLPGLPSTFCHCLCLCVLTHPRKVPWRLQ, encoded by the exons AGCGCGGGAAGACGCTGGTGCAGAAGAAGCCCACCATGTACCCTGAGTGGAAGTCCACATTCGACGCCCACATCTACGAGGGCCGAGTCATCCAGATCGTGCTGATGCGGGCAGCTGAAGAGCCGATGTCCGAGGTGACGGTGGGCGTGTCGGTGCTGGCCGAGCGCTGCAAGAAGAACAACGGGAAGGCCGAGTTCTGG CTGGACCTGCAACCCCAGGCCAAGGTGTTGATGTCTGTGCAGTATTTTCTGGAAGACATAG ATTGCAGACAGTCTATGCATGGTGAAGACGAGGCCAAGTTACCAACAATGAACCGCCGTGGAGCCATCAAACAGGCCAAAATCCACTACATCAAGAACCACGAGTTTATTGCCACCTTCTTCGGACAGCCTACTTTCTGTTCTGTGTGCAAAGACTTTGTTTG GGGTCTCAACAAGCAAGGCTACAAATGCAGGC AATGCAACGCTGCCATCCACAAGAAATGCATCGACAAGATCATCGGCCGGTGCACGGGCACCGCAGCCAACAGCCGGGACACCATA TTCCAGAAAGAACGTTTCAACATCGACATGCCGCACCGATTCAAGGTTTACAACTACATGAGCCCCACCTTCTGTGACCACTGTGGCAGTCTGCTCTGGGGGCTGGTGAAGCAGGGATTAAAATGTGAAG ACTGTGGCATGAATGTACACCATAAGTGCCAGAAGAAAGTGGCCAACCTCTGTGGCATTAACCAGAAGCTCTTGGCTGAGGCATTGAACCAAGTGACCCAG AGATCCTCCCGGAAGTCAGAAACAGAGTCTGTTGGAATCTACCAGAATTTTGAGAGAAAGCCAGGAGTCTCTGGAGACATTGCCCCAGGTGAAG ACAACGGGACGTACGGCAAGATCTGGGAGGGCAGCACCAGGTGCAACATTGACAACTTCATCTTCCACAAGGTCCTGGGCAAAGGCAGCTTTGGGAAG GTGCTGCTTGTAGAGCTGAAGGGCAAGAAGGAGTTCTTTGCTATCAAGGCTCTTAAGAAGGACGTGGTTCTGATCGACGATGACGTGGAGTGCACCATGGTGGAGAAGCGGGTGCTGGCGCTCGCCTGGGAGAATCCCTTTCTCACCCACCTGTTCTGCACATTTCAGACCAAG GACCACCTGTTCTTCGTGATGGAGTTCCTCAATGGTGGGGACCTCATGTACCACATCCAGGACAAAGGCCGCTTCGAGCTCTATCGGGCCAC GTTTTATGCAGCTGAGATAGTCTGTGGATTGCagtttctgcacaacaaagggaTCATTTACAG GGACCTCAAGCTGGACAATGTGATGCTGGACCAGGATGGCCACATCAAGATTGCTGACTTTGGGATGTGCAAGGAGAACATATTTGGGGAGAAACAGGCTAGCACCTTCTGTGGCACCCCTGACTATATTGCCCCCGAG ATCCTGCAGGGCCTAAAGTACTCCTTCTCTGTGGACTGGTGGTCCTTTGGAGTCCTTCTCTACGAGATGCTCATTGGTCAGTCCCCCTTCCACGGTGACGATGAGGACGAACTCTTCGAGTCCATCCGTGTGGACACGCCACATTATCCCCGCTGGATCACCAAGGAGTCCAAGGACATCCTGGAGAAG CTGCTTGAAAGAGATACAACCAAGAGGCTGGGAGTGACGGGCAACATCAAAATCCACCCGTTCTTCAAGACCATTAACTGGACCCTGCTGGAGAAACGGGCTGTGGAGCCGCCCTTCAAGCCCAAAGTG GCTTTCCTCCTCTCCATTCTTCCAGCAAACCTGCTTCCCGGCCTCCCCAGCACATTCTGTCACTGCCTCTGCCTTTGTGTTCTCACCCACCCCCGCA AAGTCCCCTGGAGACTACAGTAA